The Chryseobacterium nakagawai genome has a segment encoding these proteins:
- a CDS encoding ATP-grasp domain-containing protein encodes MTKKVGILFGMEDTFPWAFIDKVNELGGGDIVAEPVTIDKLEQGADYGYAVIIDRISQNVPFYRAYLKNAALNGTYVINNPFWWSADEKFFNNALMSKLGIPLPKTVLLPSHERPTDTSETSFRNLKFPHDWEYIFDYVGFPAYMKPHDGGGWKNVYRVENPDDLWNKLGETEQLVMMVQEEIIFDDYYRVYCLGRKYVHIMPYEPRNPHHLRYATTHQTQGEELEKLLKTIHDYTIKMNEALGYDFNTVEFAVRDGIPYAIDFCNPAPDADRNSVGEENFAWIIEHAAKLAIEKAKEYVPGKPNITWGTFVKDSIK; translated from the coding sequence ATGACAAAAAAAGTAGGAATTCTATTCGGTATGGAAGACACATTTCCCTGGGCATTTATAGACAAAGTAAATGAATTGGGAGGTGGAGATATCGTAGCTGAACCTGTTACCATTGATAAACTTGAGCAGGGTGCAGATTATGGGTATGCAGTGATCATCGACAGAATTTCGCAGAATGTTCCTTTTTACAGAGCTTATCTGAAAAACGCTGCACTTAATGGTACTTATGTAATCAATAATCCGTTCTGGTGGAGTGCTGATGAGAAATTTTTTAATAATGCACTCATGAGCAAATTAGGTATTCCGTTACCAAAAACAGTATTGCTTCCATCCCATGAAAGACCAACCGATACTTCGGAAACTTCATTCAGGAACCTTAAATTTCCCCATGACTGGGAATATATTTTTGATTATGTTGGATTTCCTGCTTATATGAAACCTCACGATGGTGGCGGCTGGAAGAATGTTTACAGGGTAGAAAATCCGGATGATCTTTGGAACAAGCTTGGAGAAACAGAACAGCTGGTGATGATGGTTCAGGAAGAAATTATTTTTGATGATTATTACCGAGTCTATTGTCTGGGCAGAAAATATGTTCATATCATGCCTTACGAACCTAGGAACCCACATCACTTAAGGTATGCCACTACTCACCAGACACAAGGGGAAGAGCTTGAAAAATTATTAAAAACCATTCATGATTATACGATCAAAATGAATGAAGCGTTAGGATATGATTTCAACACTGTTGAATTTGCTGTAAGAGATGGTATTCCTTATGCTATCGACTTCTGTAATCCGGCTCCGGATGCAGACAGAAATTCCGTAGGAGAAGAGAATTTCGCATGGATTATAGAACATGCTGCTAAGCTTGCTATTGAAAAAGCTAAGGAATATGTTCCGGGAAAACCTAATATCACTTGGGGAACCTTCGTAAAAGATTCCATAAAATAA
- a CDS encoding carboxylate-amine ligase, with translation MHHQFTIGIEEEYQIIDVESRDLISHVSKIIEGGKAVLSENLKHEMHESMIEMETGICQNIQEARAELTNLRRHLINTAHEQGLRVSGGGTHPFSHWSDNTITQGERYIKIVDDMGDVARENLIFGLHVHIGIPNREEGVRIQNVMRYFLPHVYALSTNSPFWIGRYTGFKSYRQEIFVKFPRTGIPSYFNSLAEFDSYVDLLVKTGTIDNAKKIWWDLRVHPFYPTIEFRICDMPLRIDETVCLAAIMQSLVAKIYKLHQQNLSFRSYRRLLLNENKWRASKSGIEAHLIDFGKEESVPYPHLLKELLEFIDDVVDDLGCRQEVEYAWKILENGTGADRQLQIFKETGDLTKVVDYMISETEYGITHGESAS, from the coding sequence ATGCATCATCAGTTTACTATTGGAATCGAAGAAGAATATCAGATCATTGATGTTGAAAGCAGGGATCTGATTTCTCACGTATCAAAAATCATTGAAGGCGGAAAAGCGGTTTTGAGTGAAAACTTAAAGCACGAAATGCACGAATCCATGATCGAAATGGAAACCGGAATTTGCCAGAATATTCAGGAAGCAAGAGCAGAATTAACCAATTTAAGAAGGCATCTCATCAATACAGCCCATGAACAGGGACTTCGCGTTTCCGGAGGAGGAACCCATCCTTTTTCTCATTGGTCTGATAATACGATTACTCAGGGAGAGAGATATATCAAAATTGTTGATGATATGGGGGATGTTGCCCGTGAGAACCTGATTTTTGGACTTCATGTTCATATTGGAATTCCTAATCGTGAGGAAGGCGTAAGAATTCAGAATGTAATGCGTTATTTTCTGCCTCACGTCTATGCCCTTTCTACCAATTCTCCTTTCTGGATCGGAAGGTATACAGGTTTTAAATCTTACAGACAGGAAATTTTCGTTAAGTTTCCGAGAACCGGTATTCCCAGTTACTTCAATTCATTGGCAGAATTTGATAGTTATGTCGATCTTTTGGTAAAAACAGGAACCATTGATAATGCTAAAAAAATATGGTGGGATTTAAGGGTTCATCCGTTCTATCCTACCATTGAGTTCAGGATTTGCGATATGCCTTTAAGAATTGATGAAACAGTATGTCTTGCAGCCATTATGCAGAGTTTAGTGGCTAAAATTTATAAACTCCACCAACAAAATCTGAGTTTTAGAAGCTACAGAAGACTTTTATTGAATGAAAATAAATGGCGTGCTTCCAAAAGCGGTATTGAGGCTCATCTGATTGATTTTGGAAAAGAAGAATCGGTTCCTTATCCCCATTTGTTAAAAGAACTCTTAGAGTTTATTGATGATGTAGTAGATGATTTAGGATGCCGACAAGAAGTTGAATATGCCTGGAAAATTCTTGAAAATGGTACGGGTGCCGATCGACAGCTTCAGATCTTCAAAGAAACCGGGGATCTTACTAAGGTTGTGGATTATATGATCTCAGAAACAGAGTACGGCATCACACATGGTGAATCCGCTTCATAA
- a CDS encoding type 1 glutamine amidotransferase: MKDIRIALLDMNNNHVNQGFRNIKEISETFQQNSEENVIIETFDVRFKDEMPEIGDFDIFISSGGPGTPHREGFEWENRFAQFLDSVFEHNKYNEDKKYLFLICHSFQLASIHWKLGNICKRKSYSFGVMPIHKTTEGREEFLFKNLQDPFYAVDSRAYQFIEPDHDRFEELGMTVMAIEKFRPHINLERAIMAVRFSDEVFGTQFHPEASPEALIENLKDDKNREAMIENFGMEKYLETMDRIDDEDKIILTRNQILPRFLQFAKKNILKEVESLA; this comes from the coding sequence ATGAAAGATATTCGAATTGCTCTGCTGGACATGAACAATAATCATGTTAATCAAGGCTTTAGAAACATTAAAGAAATTTCTGAAACGTTTCAGCAGAACTCTGAAGAAAATGTAATCATCGAGACATTTGATGTCAGGTTTAAAGATGAAATGCCGGAGATTGGAGACTTTGATATTTTTATTTCTTCAGGCGGACCAGGAACCCCGCACCGTGAAGGTTTCGAATGGGAAAATAGGTTTGCTCAATTTTTAGATTCCGTTTTTGAACATAATAAATACAATGAGGATAAAAAGTATCTTTTCCTGATTTGTCATTCTTTTCAGTTGGCAAGTATTCATTGGAAATTAGGAAATATCTGTAAAAGAAAATCCTATTCTTTTGGGGTAATGCCAATTCATAAAACAACAGAAGGCAGAGAAGAATTTTTGTTCAAAAATCTTCAGGATCCTTTTTATGCAGTAGATTCCAGAGCTTATCAGTTCATTGAGCCGGATCACGACCGTTTTGAAGAACTGGGAATGACTGTTATGGCTATTGAAAAGTTCCGGCCTCATATCAATTTGGAGAGAGCGATAATGGCTGTTCGTTTTTCTGATGAAGTATTCGGGACCCAATTTCACCCGGAAGCAAGCCCTGAGGCTTTAATAGAAAATCTTAAAGATGATAAGAACAGAGAAGCTATGATTGAAAACTTCGGAATGGAAAAATATCTTGAAACCATGGACAGAATAGATGATGAAGATAAAATCATTTTGACCAGAAATCAGATCCTCCCAAGATTTCTTCAGTTTGCAAAAAAAAACATTTTGAAAGAAGTTGAGTCTTTAGCTTAA